One Yimella lutea DNA window includes the following coding sequences:
- a CDS encoding tetratricopeptide repeat protein codes for MTGKELDRSVWQQLRTLTVENAEGVAAHLAATAIVLDDDPDKALDHAEHAARRAGRVPAVREALGLVRYRRGEFTDALREFKTARRLSGSDHLLPYMVDCERGLGRFDRALDLAASPEAKRLAQDDAIELAIVVSGVRRDMGQPDAALIGLRIPALDKAGRQPWAARLLYAYAEALLAGGDEEQAREYFSRAATADEDGLTDADERLAELDGIELVDLLGDDGDNDELPESDLTCTGDAD; via the coding sequence GGTAAGGAACTCGACCGCAGTGTGTGGCAACAACTGCGAACGCTCACCGTGGAGAACGCCGAAGGAGTCGCCGCTCACCTTGCGGCGACGGCGATCGTGCTCGACGACGACCCCGACAAGGCACTCGACCACGCCGAACATGCTGCCCGCCGCGCCGGACGGGTGCCTGCCGTCCGTGAGGCCCTGGGTCTGGTCCGTTACCGGCGGGGTGAGTTCACCGACGCACTACGGGAGTTCAAGACAGCGCGTCGGCTGTCCGGGTCGGACCACCTGTTGCCGTACATGGTCGACTGCGAGCGTGGACTCGGCCGGTTCGATCGGGCGCTCGACCTCGCGGCTTCGCCCGAGGCCAAGCGACTGGCTCAGGACGACGCCATCGAACTCGCGATCGTGGTCTCCGGTGTGCGTCGTGACATGGGTCAGCCGGACGCCGCGCTGATCGGACTGCGAATTCCCGCACTCGACAAGGCCGGTCGTCAGCCGTGGGCCGCCCGCTTGCTCTACGCGTACGCCGAGGCACTTCTGGCCGGCGGCGACGAAGAGCAAGCACGTGAGTACTTCTCGCGCGCCGCCACTGCCGACGAAGACGGCTTGACCGACGCAGATGAACGCCTCGCGGAACTGGACGGCATCGAGCTGGTCGATCTCCTCGGAGACGACGGGGACAACGACGAACTGCCGGAGTCGGACCTGACTTGCACAGGTGATGCCGATTGA